In Gemmatimonas sp. UBA7669, the following are encoded in one genomic region:
- a CDS encoding Tex family protein translates to MTAPTVETLAPAIIARVATELSLNPQQVQRTLALFAEGATLPFIARYRKEMTGGLDEVQLRDVRERAEYLTEMEDRRAAILKSIDEQGKLDDALKASILAADTKQALEDLYLPFKPKRRTRAMIARERGLGPLADVLWEGSLDDAAALAKASEFVLPEVDGKPSEVPTAEAALQGARDILSEQIAEDAVVRGWVREVTRAKGVVKSSVIAEKKSDESKFKDYFEFSESLGTIPSHRMLAIRRGETEGELLWRIEAPVEDITTRLQQEVIGRRKAVQQLTLVCTDTYKRLLAPAIEVELRVELKTRADDEAITIFGRNLEQLLLASPAGEKRVIGLDPGFRTGVKVAVVSATGALVHTDTLYLHQEDRFAGAVRAMVQRFTPELIAIGNGTASRETETLTKAALRELDAPRPQVVVVNEAGASVYSASDLARQEFPELDVSLRGAVSIARRLQDPLAELVKIDPKSIGVGQYQHDVNQTRLKQRLDDTVESAVNRVGVEVNTASAALLGYVAGIGPSLAQAIVTLRDTRGGFKSRKELTEVPRLGAKAFEQAAGFLRVRGGAHPLDASAVHPERYALVERMAADLGVQVGELVGNDTLVDRIDLRRYVSGDVGMPTLQDIAAELKKPGRDPRAAFEPPAFRDDIQKPSDLLPGMVLEGVVTNIVAFGAFVDIGVHQDGLVHVSQLADRYVKDPNDAVKVGQKVKVTVQSVDLPRNRIALSMRSDGGNGTGRAQSASGEEGTRRDVTNANRGPARGPAKPAPKPFVPTKGAIAPNGIRFK, encoded by the coding sequence ATGACCGCACCCACCGTTGAAACCCTCGCCCCCGCCATCATCGCGCGCGTGGCGACGGAACTCTCCCTGAACCCGCAGCAGGTTCAGCGCACCCTCGCGCTCTTTGCCGAGGGCGCCACGCTTCCCTTCATTGCCCGCTACCGCAAGGAAATGACGGGCGGCCTCGACGAAGTGCAGCTCCGCGATGTGCGTGAGCGCGCCGAGTATCTGACGGAGATGGAGGACCGCCGCGCCGCGATCCTCAAGAGTATCGACGAGCAGGGCAAGCTCGACGATGCACTCAAGGCATCCATTCTGGCCGCTGACACCAAGCAGGCACTTGAAGACCTGTACCTGCCCTTCAAGCCCAAGCGGCGGACGCGTGCCATGATCGCGCGCGAGCGCGGACTTGGTCCCCTGGCCGACGTACTGTGGGAAGGATCACTCGACGATGCCGCCGCGCTTGCGAAGGCGTCCGAGTTTGTTTTGCCCGAAGTGGACGGCAAGCCGAGTGAAGTGCCCACCGCCGAGGCGGCGCTGCAGGGCGCCCGCGACATCCTGTCGGAGCAGATTGCCGAAGACGCCGTCGTGCGCGGCTGGGTGCGTGAGGTCACGCGCGCCAAGGGCGTGGTCAAGAGCAGCGTGATTGCCGAGAAGAAGAGTGACGAGTCGAAGTTCAAGGACTACTTCGAGTTTTCGGAGTCGCTGGGCACCATTCCCAGTCATCGCATGCTGGCCATTCGTCGCGGCGAAACCGAAGGTGAACTGCTGTGGCGCATTGAGGCGCCGGTTGAAGACATCACCACGCGCCTGCAGCAGGAGGTCATCGGTCGTCGCAAGGCGGTGCAGCAGCTCACACTGGTGTGCACCGACACGTACAAGCGTCTCTTGGCGCCGGCCATCGAGGTGGAACTGCGCGTGGAGCTCAAGACACGCGCCGACGACGAAGCCATCACCATCTTCGGTCGGAACCTCGAGCAATTGTTGCTCGCGTCACCGGCCGGCGAAAAGCGGGTGATAGGTTTGGACCCGGGCTTCCGAACCGGCGTCAAGGTGGCGGTGGTGAGCGCTACCGGCGCGCTGGTGCACACCGACACGCTGTATCTGCATCAGGAAGACCGCTTTGCCGGCGCCGTGCGCGCCATGGTGCAGCGTTTCACCCCCGAACTCATTGCCATCGGCAACGGCACGGCCAGCCGTGAGACGGAGACGCTCACCAAGGCGGCGCTGCGCGAACTCGACGCGCCACGTCCGCAGGTCGTGGTGGTGAATGAAGCCGGTGCGTCGGTGTACAGCGCCAGCGATTTGGCGCGTCAGGAGTTTCCTGAGCTCGACGTGTCGCTGCGTGGGGCGGTGAGCATTGCCCGGCGCCTGCAGGACCCGCTGGCCGAGCTCGTGAAGATCGATCCCAAGAGCATCGGTGTGGGGCAGTATCAGCATGACGTCAATCAGACCCGGCTCAAGCAACGCCTTGATGACACGGTCGAAAGCGCCGTGAACCGTGTGGGCGTGGAGGTCAACACGGCCTCGGCCGCACTGCTGGGCTACGTGGCTGGCATTGGTCCGAGTCTCGCACAGGCCATCGTGACGCTGCGCGACACGCGCGGCGGCTTCAAGTCGCGCAAGGAGCTCACCGAGGTGCCGCGTTTGGGCGCCAAAGCCTTCGAGCAGGCGGCGGGCTTCCTTCGTGTGCGCGGCGGTGCGCACCCCCTCGATGCCAGTGCCGTGCACCCGGAACGTTATGCGCTGGTGGAGCGCATGGCAGCCGATCTCGGGGTGCAGGTGGGTGAGCTCGTGGGTAACGACACACTGGTGGATCGCATCGACCTGCGGCGCTACGTCAGCGGCGACGTGGGCATGCCCACGCTGCAGGACATCGCGGCCGAACTCAAGAAGCCGGGCCGTGACCCACGTGCCGCGTTCGAACCGCCCGCATTCCGCGACGACATTCAGAAGCCCAGTGATCTCTTGCCCGGCATGGTGCTCGAGGGCGTCGTCACCAACATCGTGGCCTTCGGCGCCTTTGTGGACATCGGCGTGCACCAGGACGGACTGGTACATGTCAGTCAGTTGGCCGATCGCTACGTGAAGGACCCGAACGACGCCGTGAAAGTGGGGCAGAAGGTCAAGGTCACCGTGCAGAGCGTCGATCTGCCTCGTAACCGCATCGCCCTCAGCATGCGCAGCGACGGTGGCAACGGCACGGGACGCGCCCAGTCGGCCAGCGGGGAAGAGGGGACCCGGCGTGACGTTACCAACGCCAACCGTGGTCCTGCCCGCGGACCGGCGAAGCCGGCACCCAAGCCTTTTGTTCCGACGAAGGGTGCCATTGCCCCGAACGGCATCCGCTTCAAGTAA
- a CDS encoding NADPH-dependent F420 reductase — protein sequence MRIAILGAGRVGTTLGRRFADAGHDVVYGVRAPEDPKHADTPGPVLTLADAASRSEVLVLTSAWAGAEATLVAAGDLAGKVLIDATNPIGPGMVLTHGTTDSGAEQVARWAPGAQVVKAFNSIGMEVMANPRFGDARSVLWLCGDDVAACDVVSRIATDIGFEPVRLGPLTRARFIEPAALVWITASANLGREFSWGILRRA from the coding sequence ATGCGCATTGCCATTCTCGGTGCCGGACGTGTCGGCACGACACTTGGTCGTCGTTTTGCCGACGCCGGACATGACGTGGTCTACGGTGTGCGCGCACCCGAAGACCCGAAACACGCCGATACTCCGGGTCCCGTGCTCACGTTGGCCGATGCCGCATCACGCAGTGAGGTGCTGGTGCTCACCAGCGCGTGGGCTGGCGCGGAGGCCACGCTGGTCGCTGCAGGCGACCTTGCGGGCAAGGTGCTGATTGACGCCACCAACCCCATTGGTCCCGGCATGGTGCTGACGCACGGCACCACCGACTCCGGCGCGGAGCAAGTGGCACGCTGGGCGCCCGGTGCGCAGGTCGTGAAGGCGTTCAACAGCATCGGCATGGAAGTCATGGCCAATCCGCGTTTCGGCGACGCGCGTTCGGTGCTGTGGTTGTGCGGTGATGATGTCGCCGCGTGCGATGTCGTATCGCGCATCGCGACAGACATCGGCTTCGAGCCGGTGCGGCTTGGTCCGTTGACGCGCGCACGATTCATCGAGCCGGCCGCACTCGTGTGGATCACGGCCTCGGCCAACCTGGGCCGCGAGTTCTCCTGGGGCATACTCCGGCGCGCGTGA
- a CDS encoding type 1 glutamine amidotransferase domain-containing protein: protein MSANANITNPAQPKRILIVAANAAVSPVTQWPVGFWWAELTHPYWEFTEAGYQVDIRSPGGGALQADAYSDPEDASGYSAQDILSLGFKKSPTHAALLASTPSIADVDVGAYDALFVVGGQSPMITFRGHAGMQSLVARFYEAGKVTALVCHATCLLLETRLSSGELLVHGKTWTGFADSEESYADAFVGMRIQPFWIESEARNIEGTNFVVDQRFRSFAVRDGRLITGQQQFSGAAAARLVIETLGR, encoded by the coding sequence GTGAGTGCCAATGCGAACATCACCAACCCCGCGCAACCCAAGCGCATTCTGATCGTGGCGGCCAACGCCGCGGTTTCTCCCGTTACCCAGTGGCCGGTGGGCTTCTGGTGGGCCGAGCTGACGCATCCCTACTGGGAGTTCACCGAAGCGGGGTACCAGGTGGACATTCGGAGCCCGGGCGGTGGTGCTCTGCAGGCCGACGCCTACTCCGATCCGGAGGACGCCAGCGGCTACTCAGCGCAGGACATTCTGTCTCTCGGCTTCAAGAAGTCGCCCACCCACGCCGCGCTGCTGGCCAGCACGCCGTCCATCGCCGATGTGGACGTCGGTGCGTACGACGCACTGTTTGTGGTCGGCGGGCAGTCGCCCATGATCACCTTCCGCGGTCATGCCGGCATGCAGTCACTGGTGGCGCGCTTTTACGAGGCCGGAAAGGTGACGGCGCTGGTATGTCATGCCACCTGCCTGCTGCTCGAGACACGGCTGTCCAGCGGCGAGCTGCTGGTGCACGGCAAGACGTGGACCGGCTTTGCCGACAGTGAGGAATCCTATGCGGACGCATTCGTGGGCATGCGTATCCAGCCCTTCTGGATTGAGTCGGAAGCGCGAAACATCGAAGGCACGAACTTTGTGGTGGATCAGCGCTTTCGTTCGTTTGCGGTGCGCGACGGCCGCCTGATCACTGGTCAGCAGCAGTTTTCCGGGGCCGCGGCGGCGCGGCTCGTCATCGAAACCCTGGGGCGATAG
- a CDS encoding winged helix-turn-helix transcriptional regulator gives MPEFHFEGHTFQSPVELALHAIGGKWKMPILWRLNQRDWRYNELHRDLKRVSHKMLTQQLRELEDAGLLTRTVHPVVPPHVDYAITDLGRTALPAIETLRSWGASYRAAREAARQPDPVSAR, from the coding sequence ATGCCCGAATTTCACTTCGAGGGCCACACCTTTCAGAGCCCGGTTGAACTGGCCCTGCATGCCATCGGTGGCAAGTGGAAGATGCCCATTCTCTGGCGTCTCAATCAGCGCGATTGGCGCTACAACGAACTGCACCGCGATCTCAAGCGCGTCTCACACAAGATGCTCACCCAGCAGTTGCGTGAACTCGAGGACGCCGGCCTGCTGACACGCACGGTGCACCCCGTGGTGCCACCGCACGTGGACTACGCCATCACCGACCTCGGCCGCACGGCGCTGCCTGCCATTGAAACCCTGCGCAGTTGGGGCGCGAGCTACCGGGCCGCCCGTGAGGCGGCCCGGCAACCAGACCCCGTGTCAGCGCGCTGA
- a CDS encoding S41 family peptidase, translating into MRFPCSTRALSLALAALAVLPAPGALDAQSSRNSADTPVRFARYAHVANDGTIAFTWHDDIWVANADGSNPRRLTAHVARDFMPRFSPDGRWIAFTSNRMGNNDVYVVPVGGGEPRQLTWYSGDDQALYWTPDGREIVMSSNRGVAAWGSPLYRLPLDGTQPRPMAMDIGRSGMIKQDATLVAFNRSLPSYWRKGYRGNSNADIAVQDLRTGQITELTDTELKQFQSFTHDVHPMWGADGQIYFASERDGIFNLWRIAPSGGAPQQVTRHKEDGVQFPAISPDGKRIIYENDFELWTLDVPGGTPRKLALRLAADPKENAISLLTTSNRADGFAPSPDGNQVAVDFHGEIVIVPSEAGVGERTAVTSSPWRERYQSWSPDGRSMAYVSDESGEEEVWVYDLASAQRRKLTTQESIKGDLTWAPSSRKLAYTGANRLWEVDVAGGAPRELAFNQAGGFTIGQYSADGNWLTYTKRDDDQNADVFVFDVRNRREVNVTRNPFNDTNGVLTPDGKHVVFTSTRDNGVSQLFVVPLARLTEDPNDPLVRERQRRSAGSGAGGNGTSGGAPAARERGDSTNAGAAAPFTVTIDAEGIADRATQLTRGSVAVGAFFLSRDGRTVYFTAGGGGGFGGGGQNAAVDAESPNVGLFAIGVDGQNRRRIAGGVYPQLTPTHDRRAVFFRRPARGGDDADGGSGFEISRLVLATPQRAEPVNFSFPVRVDERAEREQLFEESWRVMKYRFYDEKMHGRDWNAIKARYKPLLAHVGTNEDVYDLANEMIGELNASHTGVNGPPSRRMPSVYTTRHLGFELEPDASGRYRVGHIYKNGPADKEWLGITRGEYVLAVNGTELKSGENYEQLMATAMNEYIPVRLARSASGEGARTVRIASVTSLTDIKYEEWVANNRAQVEKETNGDIAYVHIRSMNQPSLARFRNEIDQYSNKKGIIVDIRYNGGGNIDQELIDILERKPYQFWNNRNGSRTWGRRPRQAIAGPKVMMINARSGSDSEVTPMAFRQLGLGTIVGNPTAAAVIATGSYTLINGGTIRTPGSLVVTYDPTKPNNYGVNLENLGVPPDVWVKNSPNDEVKGVDRELQTAIQEAIKALKALPGQISSDAPSGVSPSGTSPSAR; encoded by the coding sequence ATGCGTTTCCCCTGTTCGACCCGCGCACTGTCACTCGCGTTGGCCGCGCTGGCCGTTCTCCCAGCCCCTGGCGCACTCGACGCGCAATCTTCACGCAACAGTGCCGACACCCCGGTTCGCTTTGCGCGCTACGCGCACGTGGCCAACGACGGCACCATTGCCTTCACCTGGCACGACGACATCTGGGTGGCCAATGCCGATGGCAGCAACCCGCGTCGCCTGACGGCGCATGTGGCCCGTGACTTCATGCCACGGTTCTCGCCCGACGGTCGCTGGATTGCGTTCACCAGCAATCGCATGGGCAACAACGACGTGTATGTCGTGCCGGTGGGTGGGGGTGAGCCGCGGCAACTGACCTGGTACAGTGGCGACGATCAGGCGCTCTACTGGACGCCGGACGGGCGCGAGATCGTGATGAGCAGCAATCGCGGCGTCGCGGCCTGGGGCTCGCCGCTCTATCGTTTGCCACTCGACGGCACCCAGCCGCGTCCAATGGCCATGGACATTGGACGCAGTGGCATGATCAAACAGGACGCTACGCTGGTGGCGTTCAACCGCTCGCTGCCGAGCTACTGGCGCAAGGGATATCGCGGCAACAGTAACGCCGACATTGCGGTGCAGGACCTGCGCACGGGCCAGATCACCGAGCTGACCGATACGGAACTCAAGCAGTTCCAGTCGTTCACGCATGATGTGCACCCCATGTGGGGCGCCGATGGCCAGATCTACTTCGCGTCGGAGCGTGACGGCATCTTCAACCTCTGGCGCATCGCGCCCAGCGGTGGCGCGCCGCAGCAGGTCACGCGGCACAAGGAGGATGGCGTGCAGTTCCCCGCCATCTCGCCGGACGGCAAACGCATCATCTACGAGAACGACTTCGAACTCTGGACACTCGATGTGCCAGGGGGCACGCCGCGCAAACTCGCGTTGCGTCTCGCCGCCGATCCGAAGGAGAACGCCATCTCGCTGCTCACCACCAGCAACCGCGCGGATGGTTTCGCTCCGTCACCCGATGGCAATCAGGTGGCGGTGGATTTTCACGGCGAGATCGTGATCGTGCCCAGCGAGGCCGGGGTGGGCGAGCGCACGGCGGTCACATCGTCACCGTGGCGTGAGCGCTATCAGAGCTGGTCGCCTGATGGCCGCAGCATGGCGTACGTGAGCGACGAGTCGGGCGAGGAGGAGGTGTGGGTGTACGACCTGGCCAGCGCACAGCGCCGCAAGCTCACCACACAGGAGTCGATCAAGGGCGATCTCACCTGGGCGCCGTCGTCGCGCAAGCTGGCGTACACGGGTGCAAATCGTCTGTGGGAAGTGGACGTGGCAGGTGGTGCGCCGCGTGAACTGGCGTTCAATCAGGCGGGCGGGTTCACCATCGGGCAGTACAGTGCCGACGGCAACTGGCTCACCTACACCAAACGTGACGACGACCAGAACGCCGACGTGTTCGTGTTCGACGTGCGCAATCGCCGCGAGGTGAACGTCACGCGCAATCCCTTCAACGACACCAACGGTGTGCTCACGCCGGATGGCAAGCACGTGGTGTTCACGTCGACGCGAGACAATGGGGTGTCGCAGTTGTTCGTGGTGCCGCTGGCGCGTCTCACCGAAGACCCCAACGACCCCCTGGTGCGCGAGCGGCAGCGGCGCTCGGCCGGTAGCGGGGCGGGTGGAAACGGTACCAGCGGTGGCGCTCCTGCCGCGCGCGAGCGCGGTGACTCGACCAATGCGGGTGCGGCTGCGCCGTTTACGGTAACGATCGATGCCGAGGGCATTGCCGACCGTGCCACGCAACTCACGCGCGGCTCGGTGGCGGTTGGTGCATTTTTCCTGTCGCGCGACGGACGCACGGTGTACTTCACGGCCGGCGGTGGCGGCGGCTTCGGTGGCGGCGGACAGAACGCCGCCGTGGACGCGGAGAGTCCGAACGTGGGGCTGTTCGCCATTGGCGTCGACGGACAGAACCGCCGCCGTATTGCGGGTGGGGTGTATCCGCAGCTCACACCCACGCATGACCGGCGCGCGGTGTTCTTCCGTCGTCCCGCACGTGGTGGGGATGATGCGGACGGTGGCAGTGGGTTCGAGATCAGCCGGCTGGTGCTGGCGACACCGCAGCGCGCGGAGCCGGTGAACTTCAGCTTCCCGGTGCGCGTCGATGAGCGCGCCGAGCGCGAGCAGCTGTTCGAGGAGTCGTGGCGAGTGATGAAGTACCGCTTCTACGACGAGAAGATGCACGGCCGCGACTGGAACGCCATCAAGGCGCGCTACAAGCCGCTGCTGGCGCACGTGGGCACCAATGAGGACGTGTACGATCTGGCCAACGAGATGATCGGTGAGCTGAACGCGTCGCATACCGGTGTGAATGGTCCGCCATCGCGGCGCATGCCGTCGGTGTACACCACGCGTCATCTGGGGTTTGAGCTCGAGCCCGATGCCAGCGGTCGCTATCGCGTGGGGCATATCTACAAGAACGGTCCCGCCGACAAGGAGTGGCTGGGCATCACCAGGGGCGAGTACGTGTTGGCCGTGAACGGCACGGAGCTCAAGTCGGGTGAGAACTACGAGCAACTCATGGCCACGGCGATGAACGAGTACATCCCCGTGCGTCTGGCGCGCAGCGCGAGCGGTGAGGGCGCGCGCACCGTGCGCATTGCCAGCGTTACCTCGCTCACGGACATCAAGTACGAGGAGTGGGTGGCCAACAATCGCGCGCAGGTGGAGAAGGAAACCAACGGCGACATTGCCTACGTGCATATCCGTTCCATGAACCAGCCGTCGCTGGCGCGCTTCCGCAACGAGATCGATCAGTACAGCAACAAGAAGGGCATCATCGTCGATATCCGCTACAACGGTGGCGGCAATATCGATCAGGAGCTGATCGACATTCTCGAGCGCAAGCCCTATCAGTTCTGGAACAACCGCAATGGCTCACGCACCTGGGGCCGTCGTCCGCGTCAGGCCATCGCGGGCCCGAAGGTCATGATGATCAACGCGCGTTCGGGCTCGGATAGCGAAGTCACGCCGATGGCGTTCCGACAGCTCGGGCTCGGCACGATCGTCGGCAACCCGACGGCTGCGGCCGTGATTGCCACCGGCTCGTACACGCTTATCAACGGTGGCACGATTCGCACACCGGGTTCACTGGTGGTGACGTATGATCCCACCAAGCCCAACAACTATGGCGTCAATCTCGAAAACCTCGGTGTGCCGCCCGACGTGTGGGTCAAGAACTCACCCAACGATGAAGTGAAGGGCGTGGACCGCGAGCTGCAGACCGCCATTCAGGAGGCCATCAAGGCGCTCAAGGCGTTGCCGGGGCAGATCTCGAGTGACGCGCCGTCCGGCGTGTCGCCGTCAGGCACGTCGCCGTCAGCGCGCTGA
- a CDS encoding MFS transporter — protein MADAPHPASRAPKPAAPLPWTRRVALALGLHRPELRAWSMYDWAVSAMQTVIMTAVFPIYFISVAGADRPPEQATQALANANTLAAVVIAVLSPILGAMADFRAAKKRFLAVFMLIGVFSTAGMYFIQHGDLLLAATLFVLALAGATGSMTFYESLLPHIADEHEIDRVSTAAYAMGYIGGGVLLALNLAWISNPGLIGLPSGDDLPRAQATLPARLAFVSVGVWWLLFSIPMFRGVPEPARTLESDEQAGESALRVAFARLGETLREMRHYKQAFLAMLAFTIYNDGIQTIIKMATAFGTEIGIARSDLITAILIVQFVGIPCAFLFGSLAGRLGTKRSILLGLAVYTGICIFAYGINSAREFYILAILVGTVQGGTQALSRSLFASMVPKHKSGEFFGFYSVFEKFGGILGPLVFSIAIGQTGSSRGAILWVIAFFVVGGALLTRVNIPEGERMAREADARTRRA, from the coding sequence ATGGCTGACGCTCCCCACCCCGCTTCGCGCGCGCCCAAGCCCGCTGCGCCCCTGCCCTGGACCCGGCGAGTCGCACTGGCGCTGGGGCTGCATCGTCCCGAATTGCGCGCCTGGTCCATGTATGACTGGGCTGTATCCGCCATGCAGACGGTCATCATGACGGCGGTCTTCCCCATCTACTTCATCTCGGTGGCCGGCGCCGATCGCCCGCCCGAGCAGGCCACCCAGGCGCTGGCCAACGCCAACACGCTCGCCGCGGTGGTGATTGCGGTGCTGAGCCCCATTCTGGGGGCCATGGCCGACTTCCGCGCGGCCAAGAAGCGCTTTCTCGCGGTCTTCATGCTCATCGGCGTGTTCAGCACGGCGGGCATGTACTTCATTCAGCATGGCGACCTGCTGCTGGCCGCCACTCTCTTTGTGCTCGCCCTCGCGGGCGCGACGGGCAGCATGACGTTCTACGAGTCGCTGCTGCCGCACATTGCCGACGAACACGAAATCGATCGGGTCTCCACCGCAGCCTACGCCATGGGCTACATCGGCGGCGGCGTGCTGCTCGCGCTCAATCTGGCCTGGATCAGCAACCCGGGTCTCATCGGCTTGCCCTCGGGCGACGATCTGCCGCGTGCACAGGCGACACTACCGGCGCGTCTCGCCTTCGTCTCGGTGGGCGTGTGGTGGCTGCTCTTCAGCATCCCCATGTTCCGTGGCGTGCCCGAGCCCGCGCGAACGCTGGAGTCGGATGAACAGGCCGGTGAAAGCGCGCTGCGCGTGGCCTTCGCACGACTTGGCGAAACGCTGCGCGAGATGCGGCACTACAAGCAGGCCTTTCTCGCCATGCTGGCCTTCACCATCTACAACGATGGCATTCAGACCATCATCAAGATGGCCACGGCCTTCGGCACGGAAATCGGCATTGCGCGCAGTGATCTGATCACGGCCATTCTCATCGTGCAGTTCGTGGGCATTCCCTGCGCGTTCCTCTTCGGCAGTCTGGCCGGTCGCCTCGGGACCAAGCGCTCCATTCTGCTGGGCCTCGCCGTCTACACCGGCATCTGCATCTTCGCCTACGGCATCAACTCGGCGCGGGAGTTCTACATCCTCGCCATTCTCGTGGGCACCGTGCAGGGCGGCACGCAGGCACTCAGCCGCTCGCTTTTTGCCAGCATGGTCCCCAAGCACAAGAGCGGCGAGTTCTTCGGCTTCTACAGCGTCTTCGAAAAGTTCGGGGGCATTCTGGGCCCGCTGGTCTTCAGCATCGCCATTGGTCAGACGGGGAGCAGCCGCGGCGCCATTCTCTGGGTCATCGCCTTCTTCGTGGTAGGCGGCGCGCTGCTGACGCGGGTGAATATCCCGGAAGGCGAACGCATGGCCCGCGAAGCCGACGCGCGCACGCGCCGCGCCTGA
- a CDS encoding lysophospholipid acyltransferase family protein codes for MLYALFKPVVGVALRWYYRSITITGLERIPPSGPVFLAVNHPNALVDALVVGHVVPRRVRFTAKATIFANPLAAWLLTRVGVVPLRRSHDESAAGSAPDPTRNAAAFDAVADALSAQAAIVIFPEGKSHDDPHLAPLRTGLARMVWHAADTRDVHNIRIVPMGLLFEEKERPRSRILVRVGEPMAIDAVRQQGATVSSLTQRVSDALAAVTLNFDTAEDAERLQTVGRTLAALLEPLRAVGDDTTPLADVLRVVQRLDRAQQALRERRDPVLDARARQFEQQVRAFRTTLDTHQLDAHDVAIDLGATPGARFALREALLAALLAPIGLWGRITHAVPIQIARAMALRNVRSRDEPAMRTLVLGLVLVLSAYAAQTTLVAWLVGPWWALGFFASLVPSASSDLRYGDRTRRARARARAYFTFRRNPALQQRLLADAEAIRREAGELERLITMNGGGPRWLNRELP; via the coding sequence ATGCTGTATGCGCTATTCAAACCCGTGGTGGGCGTGGCGCTGCGCTGGTACTATCGCAGCATCACCATCACGGGGCTCGAACGCATTCCGCCATCGGGGCCGGTGTTTCTCGCGGTCAATCACCCCAATGCGCTCGTGGACGCACTCGTGGTGGGGCATGTCGTGCCACGCCGCGTGCGCTTCACGGCCAAGGCCACGATCTTTGCCAATCCCCTGGCCGCCTGGCTGCTGACACGCGTGGGGGTCGTGCCGCTGCGCCGCAGCCACGACGAATCCGCCGCTGGCAGCGCCCCCGATCCGACGCGCAACGCGGCGGCCTTCGACGCCGTGGCCGATGCGCTGAGCGCGCAGGCAGCCATCGTGATCTTTCCCGAAGGCAAGAGTCACGACGACCCGCATCTGGCCCCGCTGCGCACGGGTCTGGCCCGCATGGTGTGGCACGCCGCCGACACACGCGATGTGCACAACATCCGCATCGTGCCCATGGGCCTGCTGTTCGAAGAAAAGGAGCGTCCGCGCTCGCGCATCCTCGTGCGCGTGGGCGAGCCCATGGCCATCGACGCGGTGCGGCAGCAAGGCGCCACCGTATCGTCGCTCACCCAACGGGTCAGCGACGCGCTCGCGGCCGTCACACTCAACTTCGACACCGCCGAGGACGCCGAACGGCTGCAGACCGTGGGGCGCACGCTGGCAGCCTTGCTCGAACCCCTGCGTGCTGTGGGCGACGACACCACGCCACTGGCCGACGTGCTGCGTGTGGTGCAGCGGCTCGATCGCGCACAGCAGGCCCTACGTGAGCGGCGCGATCCGGTCCTCGACGCGCGCGCTCGGCAATTCGAACAGCAGGTGCGCGCCTTCCGCACCACGCTCGACACTCATCAGCTCGATGCGCACGACGTGGCCATTGATCTTGGCGCCACTCCGGGTGCGCGCTTTGCGCTGCGTGAGGCCCTGCTGGCCGCGCTGCTGGCGCCCATCGGACTCTGGGGACGCATCACGCACGCCGTGCCCATTCAGATTGCGCGCGCGATGGCCCTGCGCAACGTGCGCTCGCGCGACGAACCCGCCATGCGCACGCTCGTGCTGGGTCTCGTGCTGGTGCTGAGCGCCTATGCGGCGCAAACCACACTCGTTGCCTGGCTGGTCGGTCCGTGGTGGGCACTCGGCTTCTTTGCGTCGCTCGTGCCGTCGGCCAGCAGCGATTTGCGCTACGGCGATCGCACGCGCCGTGCGCGCGCGCGGGCCCGCGCGTATTTCACCTTTCGCCGCAATCCCGCGCTGCAGCAGCGCCTGCTCGCGGACGCCGAGGCCATTCGGCGAGAGGCAGGCGAACTGGAAAGACTGATCACTATGAATGGAGGTGGTCCAAGATGGTTGAACCGGGAGCTGCCCTGA
- a CDS encoding type IV pilin protein, producing MRATTSRQGFTLIELLIVVVIIGILAAIAVPKFQESKGRAYAASIKSDLKNVASQQEDYFYYNEQYSNNLAGLSFNSSKGVNINIVSGDARGWSATATHPSALPLVCSVFYGQAAPVAPATREGVIECQ from the coding sequence ATGCGTGCCACCACATCGCGGCAGGGCTTCACGCTCATCGAGCTGCTCATCGTTGTCGTGATCATTGGCATTCTGGCGGCCATCGCCGTGCCCAAGTTCCAGGAGTCAAAGGGCCGAGCCTACGCGGCGTCCATCAAGTCGGACCTCAAGAATGTGGCCAGTCAGCAGGAAGACTACTTCTACTACAACGAGCAGTATTCCAACAACCTGGCCGGCCTGAGCTTCAACTCATCGAAGGGCGTGAACATCAACATCGTGTCCGGTGACGCCCGGGGCTGGTCGGCCACGGCCACGCACCCCTCGGCGCTTCCCCTGGTGTGCTCGGTGTTCTACGGTCAGGCAGCCCCCGTAGCACCGGCCACCCGCGAAGGGGTGATCGAGTGTCAGTAA